The Kordia sp. SMS9 genome window below encodes:
- a CDS encoding tetratricopeptide repeat protein: protein MHSKYIVLFSFLFTSIFCFSQNMKDGFSLLENGKYQEAETFFKTILQDYPTNKTARLCYGRAVGLHGNSAEAKKIFTKLVNDFPNDFEVQLNYGESLLWNREFNLAKAYYQKLVAKNATSFPALLGFANTLSNLQEYDEALVYVHKALEVSPGNPNALTSKKYIYLGNAYQKQQKQEYVAAETLLKKCLSLFANDTNALLNLANLYLIKSEFENAETTYKTLFENAETEIATIAALNGLALVSHLKGKEKQALNTSKKSYDRLNTISNSSIKQQTTERYIQALIWNKKYTKAKHLIDEIIKKQPNKNWILALRATLHVYKSNFKKSLADYDQILANDSTSFDGNLGKANVLKALGRYDDAIATAEKTLTFYDNQKDAMTFLKELDTKFSPFYDGKASYTFDNGDNEAFSVQNTVEFPFSTRLKLLGNYKYRTTNNTITNNKATSHALSAGLEYQLLPTITFKGTFGLTAATAETNDFTQLLADVSLHIKPFKLQTLDIGYKREIQSFNADLLDREIAQNNFYANYNVSTNFNLGWFTQYYYTTQNDGNSRNLLFTSLYYNILSKPSLKVGLNYQYITFENQVPSIYFSPKKFNAGEVFLNLIKDENVTKPTEWFYELTAATGLQYIEDNESQSTYRFQGKLGYKFSDRCLANIFGTRSNIASATAAGFTFTEVGVRVKWVFGEK from the coding sequence ATGCACTCAAAATATATCGTACTTTTTTCGTTTCTATTTACAAGTATTTTTTGCTTCTCTCAGAATATGAAAGATGGTTTTTCATTGTTGGAAAACGGAAAGTATCAAGAAGCAGAAACATTTTTTAAAACCATTTTGCAAGACTATCCAACGAATAAAACGGCGCGCTTGTGTTACGGTCGCGCAGTTGGACTCCATGGCAATTCTGCGGAAGCGAAAAAAATCTTCACCAAGTTAGTAAACGACTTTCCAAACGATTTTGAAGTGCAGTTGAATTACGGCGAATCGTTATTGTGGAACCGAGAGTTTAATCTCGCGAAAGCGTATTACCAAAAATTAGTTGCAAAAAATGCCACGAGTTTCCCTGCGTTGTTAGGTTTTGCCAATACTTTATCGAACTTACAAGAATATGACGAAGCCTTAGTGTATGTGCATAAAGCCTTGGAAGTTTCGCCGGGAAATCCGAACGCGTTGACGTCTAAAAAGTATATTTATTTAGGCAATGCCTACCAAAAACAGCAAAAACAAGAATATGTAGCAGCAGAAACTTTGTTAAAAAAATGTCTGTCGCTTTTCGCGAATGATACAAATGCCTTGTTGAATTTGGCAAATTTGTATTTGATTAAAAGTGAATTTGAAAATGCCGAAACAACCTATAAAACACTGTTTGAAAACGCTGAAACCGAAATAGCTACAATTGCTGCATTGAACGGATTGGCATTGGTGAGTCATTTGAAAGGAAAGGAAAAACAAGCTTTAAACACAAGTAAAAAATCGTATGATCGTTTAAATACGATTTCAAATTCATCTATAAAACAGCAAACGACAGAACGTTATATTCAGGCATTAATTTGGAATAAAAAGTATACAAAAGCGAAACATTTAATTGATGAAATCATTAAAAAACAACCCAACAAAAACTGGATTTTAGCCTTACGCGCAACGTTACATGTGTACAAAAGTAACTTTAAAAAGAGTTTGGCTGATTACGATCAGATTTTAGCAAACGATTCCACTTCCTTTGATGGAAACTTAGGAAAAGCCAACGTGTTAAAAGCCTTAGGTCGTTATGATGACGCCATCGCTACCGCAGAAAAGACGCTGACATTTTATGACAATCAGAAAGATGCGATGACCTTTTTGAAAGAGTTGGACACAAAGTTTTCACCTTTTTATGATGGAAAAGCCTCGTATACATTTGACAATGGCGATAACGAAGCGTTTTCGGTGCAAAATACGGTTGAGTTTCCGTTTTCGACACGTTTGAAACTTCTCGGAAACTATAAATACCGAACTACAAACAATACAATAACCAATAACAAAGCGACTTCGCACGCACTTTCAGCAGGTTTGGAATATCAATTGTTGCCAACGATAACGTTTAAAGGAACATTCGGACTCACAGCTGCAACTGCCGAAACGAATGATTTTACGCAGTTATTAGCAGATGTATCGTTGCACATAAAACCGTTTAAATTACAAACGTTGGATATTGGGTACAAACGTGAAATTCAAAGTTTCAATGCCGATTTGTTGGATCGTGAGATTGCACAAAACAACTTCTACGCGAATTACAATGTGAGTACCAATTTCAATTTGGGTTGGTTTACGCAATATTATTACACGACGCAAAACGATGGTAATTCTAGGAATTTACTGTTTACGTCTTTATACTATAACATTTTGAGCAAGCCTTCTTTAAAAGTTGGGTTGAACTATCAGTACATTACGTTTGAAAATCAAGTGCCAAGTATATATTTCAGTCCCAAGAAATTCAACGCTGGTGAAGTATTTCTCAACCTCATCAAAGATGAAAACGTGACAAAACCCACCGAATGGTTTTACGAACTCACAGCAGCTACAGGTTTGCAGTATATTGAAGATAACGAAAGTCAGAGTACATATCGTTTTCAAGGGAAATTAGGCTACAAATTCTCTGATCGTTGTTTGGCAAATATCTTTGGAACACGCAGTAATATTGCTTCCGCCACGGCTGCTGGGTTTACGTTTACGGAAGTTGGAGTTAGGGTGAAGTGGGTTTTTGGGGAGAAGTAG
- a CDS encoding HNH endonuclease — protein MTRKNWSREETIIAFNAYCKIPFKNSSKTNPMVIKYAKIIGRSPSALNMKIGNFGRLDPELKKKGIIGLVNGSKLEEDIWNEFNGNWEKLVFESEKLILKFQKKETQDINLEYIPQGKEKEIIIKTRINQTFFRSTILSSYNSKCCITGLSIPDLLIASHIKPWSKDIKNRTNPHNGLCLNSIHDKAFDRGLITITPNFKVKISEFFDDFSQDKAVKDFFTKYNNQNIIRPEKFLPKKEFLDYHFQNIFIK, from the coding sequence ATGACAAGGAAAAACTGGTCAAGAGAGGAAACTATTATTGCGTTTAATGCGTATTGTAAAATACCTTTTAAAAATAGTAGTAAAACAAATCCAATGGTTATAAAATACGCCAAGATCATTGGAAGATCACCATCAGCTTTGAATATGAAGATAGGTAACTTTGGAAGATTAGATCCAGAGTTGAAAAAGAAAGGGATTATAGGTTTAGTTAATGGAAGTAAACTTGAAGAAGATATTTGGAATGAGTTTAATGGAAATTGGGAAAAGTTAGTTTTTGAAAGTGAAAAGTTAATTTTAAAATTTCAAAAAAAAGAAACTCAAGATATTAATTTAGAATATATACCACAAGGAAAAGAAAAAGAAATAATTATCAAAACAAGAATAAATCAAACTTTTTTCAGAAGCACAATTTTATCCTCATATAATTCAAAATGCTGCATAACTGGACTTTCCATACCCGATCTTTTAATTGCTAGTCATATAAAACCTTGGTCAAAAGATATTAAAAACAGAACAAACCCTCACAATGGATTATGTTTAAATTCAATTCATGACAAAGCTTTCGACAGAGGATTAATAACAATAACACCAAATTTTAAAGTTAAAATATCCGAATTCTTTGATGACTTTTCACAAGATAAAGCTGTAAAAGATTTCTTTACTAAGTATAACAATCAAAATATTATAAGGCCAGAAAAGTTTTTACCTAAAAAGGAATTTCTAGATTATCACTTTCAAAATATATTTATAAAATGA
- a CDS encoding T9SS type A sorting domain-containing protein — protein sequence MKKSLLILSLFIITIANAQFPFYCDYDAYLFQYNDVYSIDLASGNSFLAAEDITPGNINAAAYNPIDGYIWGSLSSPAKSIVRIGQDFQTTTFYVDELPTSNRYVGDVSAAGIYHLKGGGTTYYKIDLDPNSQTYTQHLGTGTLSQNINIHDWAFNAVDNMLYTVEKGSNILYRIDPTTSTVQSLGEVPVLSGLNYTYGAVYFDLSGRFYVSANQTGTIYVIQAVQDLSGANGMNSNLFAFGPSSASNDGARCPTAPVPQEICDNGIDDDGDGLIDCQDPSCSGYGQCEIINPEASGGNEGGLESNGRLSEAINKRNYNRAKTSYTFDRSTAKTIKKSASYAKSNTNGFQLQDFIPINSIGEDSAVESTPADLVNITNATEIYSVDYIKNQTSVASILALKTENGVYEHTKYICDRLLGAELISVSTIDINGQQFIKSLIKNTDNTVEFVLSLSTKVTNGDLNFGIESHWNLDRYEENVTFYNFQIWSNSLDDLYLLGTEVLHLLNVQKPIATYDVSTPPTVFVKKGNYENGALNLQIVNTNATQNITFDAGFRTTETSDFTTTSSALDLNGNYSTNMQVPTGNLFDIGFRIGDGVATPDDVFMSDGPWGIDDSQQNTTVLNYTVSPNDFQFDSDVFPIERNVSLQATTNTYVAAYRALTPRFQPVDLTAYNTFNLTASGTGTLEIALVKGSISNWEAQPKKLITLTDTDQEFNIPISSFSTATNSTVTLDDVVTIVFTIASENGQISTHTVDLSHIYFSIESTLSVVEIENDTTNISAIPNPMTTHTKILFTAKQSEDAQLAVYDQVGKVVYTMMVNTEIGQNNIPLNLNNLRPGLYFCNIQSKTQTYKTLKLIVQ from the coding sequence ATGAAGAAGTCACTACTTATATTAAGTCTATTTATCATTACTATTGCAAACGCTCAATTCCCTTTTTATTGCGATTATGATGCATATTTATTTCAATATAACGATGTGTATTCTATTGATTTAGCTTCTGGAAATTCATTTTTAGCAGCCGAAGATATTACACCAGGAAATATTAATGCAGCCGCATACAATCCGATAGACGGATATATTTGGGGATCGTTGAGTTCGCCTGCAAAAAGTATTGTACGTATTGGACAAGATTTTCAAACGACCACTTTTTATGTAGACGAATTGCCAACTTCCAACAGGTATGTTGGCGATGTGAGTGCCGCTGGAATATATCACTTAAAAGGTGGTGGCACTACGTATTATAAAATTGACTTAGATCCAAATTCACAAACCTATACACAACATTTAGGAACAGGGACTTTATCACAGAATATTAATATTCACGATTGGGCTTTTAACGCCGTTGACAATATGTTATACACGGTTGAAAAAGGTTCCAATATTTTGTACCGAATTGATCCTACCACAAGTACCGTACAATCACTTGGTGAAGTTCCTGTTTTATCAGGTTTAAATTACACGTATGGCGCGGTTTATTTTGACCTTTCTGGACGTTTTTATGTCTCTGCCAATCAAACAGGAACAATTTACGTGATTCAAGCTGTACAAGATTTGAGCGGTGCAAACGGAATGAATTCTAATTTGTTTGCGTTTGGACCATCGAGTGCAAGTAATGATGGTGCGCGTTGTCCGACGGCACCAGTTCCACAAGAAATTTGCGACAACGGTATTGATGATGATGGCGATGGTTTGATTGATTGTCAAGATCCTTCGTGTTCGGGTTATGGTCAATGTGAAATTATTAACCCAGAAGCTTCTGGAGGAAATGAAGGCGGATTGGAAAGTAATGGTCGCTTGTCGGAAGCCATTAACAAGCGCAATTACAATCGTGCAAAAACCAGCTATACATTTGATAGAAGCACCGCTAAAACAATTAAAAAATCAGCTTCGTATGCAAAATCGAATACCAACGGATTTCAATTACAAGATTTTATTCCAATCAACAGCATCGGCGAAGATAGTGCTGTAGAATCAACGCCTGCGGATTTGGTCAACATTACCAATGCCACTGAAATTTACTCGGTAGATTACATAAAAAACCAAACGTCGGTTGCTTCTATTTTGGCTTTAAAAACAGAAAATGGCGTGTATGAACACACAAAATATATTTGCGATCGGTTGTTGGGTGCGGAACTCATCTCGGTTTCAACCATTGATATCAACGGACAGCAGTTTATCAAATCGCTTATAAAAAATACAGACAATACTGTAGAATTTGTGTTAAGCCTTTCGACGAAAGTAACAAACGGCGATCTTAATTTCGGTATAGAAAGTCACTGGAATTTAGATAGATACGAAGAAAATGTTACTTTTTACAACTTTCAAATTTGGTCAAATTCTTTGGACGATTTATATCTTTTAGGAACAGAAGTTTTACACTTATTGAATGTTCAAAAACCAATTGCAACCTATGACGTATCAACGCCGCCAACGGTTTTTGTAAAAAAAGGAAACTATGAAAATGGCGCATTGAATTTGCAAATTGTCAACACAAACGCTACACAAAACATCACGTTTGATGCAGGTTTTAGAACGACAGAAACCAGCGATTTTACTACGACAAGTTCAGCATTGGATTTGAATGGAAATTATAGTACCAACATGCAAGTGCCCACAGGAAATTTATTTGACATTGGATTTCGAATTGGCGATGGCGTTGCCACTCCGGACGATGTATTTATGTCAGATGGTCCTTGGGGAATTGATGATTCACAACAAAACACTACCGTTTTAAACTACACGGTTTCCCCAAATGATTTTCAGTTTGATTCGGATGTTTTTCCAATAGAAAGAAATGTGTCGCTTCAAGCAACCACAAACACCTATGTTGCAGCATACAGAGCGTTGACACCAAGATTTCAACCTGTAGATTTGACAGCATACAATACTTTTAATCTAACTGCAAGTGGAACGGGAACATTAGAAATTGCGTTGGTAAAAGGAAGTATTAGCAATTGGGAAGCACAACCTAAAAAGCTCATCACATTGACAGATACGGATCAAGAATTCAACATTCCGATCTCAAGTTTTTCAACGGCGACGAATTCGACAGTTACTTTAGATGACGTAGTTACAATTGTCTTTACCATAGCTTCTGAAAACGGACAAATCAGTACACATACAGTAGATTTATCACATATTTATTTTTCTATCGAAAGCACTTTAAGTGTTGTTGAAATAGAAAATGACACAACGAATATCTCGGCAATTCCGAACCCGATGACAACACACACAAAAATCCTATTTACTGCAAAGCAATCCGAGGACGCACAGTTAGCTGTTTATGACCAAGTAGGCAAGGTAGTTTATACAATGATGGTTAACACCGAAATTGGTCAGAACAACATCCCCCTAAACCTAAATAACCTGCGTCCTGGATTGTATTTTTGTAACATACAAAGCAAAACCCAAACCTACAAAACCCTAAAACTGATTGTACAATAA
- a CDS encoding class I SAM-dependent methyltransferase: MQHNNSPKKDKKPWPTKEAMEQIYDLNLWGTDAKTDFYSGEGSHEETLVKPYLKAVRSFLTSFEKPLIVCDLGCGDFNIGTQLVAFAEKYIAIDIVPDLIARNKEQFSAENLSFLCLDIAKDTLPKGDCALVRQVLQHLSNCEIQQIVPKLAMYKYVILTEHIPNERFIPNMDIISGQGIRLKKQSGIDVLAPPFDFKVKNGTQLLAIQPKNGKGVIVTTLYTVF, translated from the coding sequence ATGCAACACAACAATTCACCCAAAAAAGATAAGAAACCATGGCCTACGAAAGAAGCGATGGAGCAGATTTACGATCTGAATCTTTGGGGAACTGATGCTAAAACTGATTTTTATTCTGGAGAAGGTTCGCATGAAGAAACATTGGTAAAACCATACCTAAAAGCAGTACGTTCGTTTTTGACTTCTTTTGAAAAACCGCTGATTGTTTGCGATTTGGGTTGTGGCGATTTTAATATAGGAACGCAATTGGTAGCATTTGCCGAAAAGTATATTGCTATAGACATTGTTCCTGATTTGATCGCGCGAAATAAAGAACAGTTTTCTGCGGAAAATCTATCGTTTCTGTGTTTGGATATTGCCAAAGATACATTACCCAAAGGAGATTGTGCGTTGGTGCGACAGGTGTTGCAACATCTTTCCAACTGTGAAATTCAACAAATTGTGCCTAAGTTAGCAATGTACAAATATGTTATTCTTACCGAACATATACCAAACGAGCGTTTCATCCCAAACATGGATATTATTTCTGGACAAGGCATTCGCCTAAAAAAACAAAGTGGTATTGATGTGTTAGCGCCGCCATTTGATTTTAAAGTGAAAAATGGAACACAATTATTGGCAATTCAACCGAAAAATGGAAAAGGTGTGATTGTGACGACGTTGTACACTGTTTTTTAG
- a CDS encoding LytTR family DNA-binding domain-containing protein has protein sequence MNCIIIDDEKLARTIIKTLCDEIDSLQVVGEFPNAMQAIKYLNENEVDLIFLDIHMPDFTGFDFVKTLKSPPSIVLTTSDPKFAIEAFQYECIVDYLLKPMEADRFKIAVKKAEKQQLVAAQTAESNTESSYENDFYINIDRRLIKIDIPSIYLVEAKGDYIHIKTEDKNYTVHSTLKKIEEKLPDSLFLKIHRSYIINLKKIIDIEDNSVLIKKDVIPVSRSKRPELMKRLDLL, from the coding sequence ATGAATTGTATAATTATTGATGATGAAAAACTGGCGAGAACGATTATAAAAACATTGTGTGATGAAATTGATTCTTTGCAAGTTGTAGGCGAATTTCCAAATGCGATGCAAGCTATTAAATACTTGAATGAGAACGAAGTAGATTTGATATTTTTAGACATTCATATGCCTGATTTTACAGGATTTGACTTTGTAAAAACGCTTAAAAGTCCGCCAAGTATTGTATTAACAACATCTGATCCTAAGTTTGCTATTGAAGCGTTTCAGTACGAATGTATTGTAGATTATTTGCTAAAACCGATGGAAGCAGATCGTTTTAAAATTGCCGTTAAAAAAGCCGAAAAACAGCAATTAGTAGCCGCACAAACAGCAGAAAGCAATACAGAAAGCAGTTACGAAAATGACTTTTACATCAACATTGATCGGCGTTTGATCAAAATTGACATTCCAAGCATTTATTTGGTGGAAGCTAAAGGCGATTACATTCACATCAAAACCGAAGATAAAAATTACACGGTACATTCTACCTTAAAGAAAATTGAAGAAAAACTACCCGATTCATTATTTCTGAAAATTCACCGTTCGTATATTATCAATTTAAAGAAAATTATTGATATTGAGGACAATAGCGTGTTAATCAAAAAAGATGTCATTCCCGTAAGTCGCTCCAAACGACCAGAATTGATGAAGCGTTTGGATCTTTTATAA
- a CDS encoding Hpt domain-containing protein, whose product MEQPNLNYVEQLARGDEKIRQTLIDVIKTEFPTEKNEYYKSLAEKNYKKIEENVHKIKHKISILGLEKSYELANMYEHNLREKSRQGEADFEQILNTMTAYIKTM is encoded by the coding sequence ATGGAACAACCAAATTTAAACTATGTAGAACAATTAGCGCGGGGCGATGAAAAAATTCGACAAACCTTAATTGATGTCATCAAAACAGAGTTTCCAACAGAAAAAAACGAATACTATAAAAGCTTAGCAGAAAAAAATTACAAAAAAATAGAAGAAAATGTTCACAAAATTAAGCACAAAATTAGTATTTTGGGACTTGAAAAAAGTTATGAACTTGCCAATATGTATGAACACAATCTTCGCGAAAAAAGTAGGCAAGGTGAAGCTGACTTTGAACAAATTTTAAACACAATGACGGCGTATATAAAAACTATGTAA
- a CDS encoding ATP-binding protein, which translates to MNPLLKRQLRKYVSQELQNHPEMERFLDAVNRSYNTSNEQFSMLQRATAISSEELFEANAQLQNESEAQKKIIEKLKNVIDTLKSYELTDDETQEDITSDSLRLVDLIDNQTKEILQINKQRDKLLANLERQNQELNNYTHLVSHDLKSPLQSIDALSTWLKEDYNELLDENGKETIKLIRNNVEKMDRLVKGILKYSTIGTVAHESYDVDLDQMVKKILDFMDIPDHFTVSIPEKLPTIKGDNFRMEELFRNLIRNAINFNDKAKGEITIGYTDKDDFWEFYVKDNGKGIEEKYFQKIFVAFQKLENNYKSSGIGLSIVKKIVELYNGFVWITSKPNVGATFYFTLKK; encoded by the coding sequence ATGAATCCCCTTTTAAAACGACAATTGCGAAAATATGTATCACAGGAATTGCAAAATCATCCTGAAATGGAACGATTTCTCGATGCTGTAAATCGTTCGTACAATACATCCAACGAGCAATTTTCCATGTTGCAACGTGCTACGGCAATAAGTTCGGAAGAGCTTTTTGAAGCCAATGCACAACTTCAAAATGAATCAGAAGCACAAAAAAAGATCATTGAGAAGTTAAAAAACGTGATTGACACCTTAAAATCCTATGAATTAACCGATGATGAAACGCAAGAAGATATCACATCAGATTCGCTGCGTTTGGTAGATTTAATTGACAATCAAACCAAAGAAATACTACAAATCAATAAACAGCGCGATAAATTATTAGCCAATTTAGAACGTCAAAACCAAGAACTGAACAACTACACACATTTGGTTTCGCATGATTTAAAATCGCCGCTGCAAAGCATAGACGCACTCTCCACTTGGTTGAAAGAAGATTACAACGAATTGCTCGACGAAAACGGAAAGGAAACCATCAAACTGATCCGGAATAATGTGGAAAAAATGGATCGGTTGGTCAAAGGGATTTTAAAATATTCTACGATCGGAACGGTGGCGCACGAATCCTATGATGTGGATTTGGATCAAATGGTGAAAAAAATTCTTGATTTTATGGACATTCCAGATCACTTCACGGTTTCTATTCCTGAAAAATTACCCACCATAAAAGGTGATAATTTCCGCATGGAAGAATTGTTTCGAAATTTAATAAGGAATGCGATAAATTTCAATGACAAAGCCAAAGGCGAAATTACTATTGGGTATACAGATAAAGATGACTTTTGGGAGTTTTATGTGAAAGATAATGGCAAAGGGATTGAAGAAAAATACTTTCAAAAAATCTTTGTAGCATTTCAAAAACTAGAAAACAACTATAAATCTTCTGGGATTGGACTTTCCATCGTGAAAAAAATTGTGGAACTTTATAATGGTTTTGTTTGGATAACATCCAAGCCAAATGTAGGAGCTACCTTTTACTTCACCCTAAAAAAGTAA
- a CDS encoding FIST signal transduction protein translates to MKTVQLKKTTQSDWQYLSEDIPLQKPLVLVFGNRYMLESGTLLKEVRSLFPDGEFVFGSSSGDITSQYVDDESITLTAIEFEKSCFEIKTANVVKNGVKADSYETGKNLINQLHKKGLKHVFVVSEGSFVNGSQLTLGMNSAIDDNVLITGGLCGDAARFEKTLASYNELPKSGEIVAIGLYGETLEVSFAINGGWTPFGPERIVTKSKENILYELDNKPALDLYKKYLGDKSKELPAAALLYPLKVKSTNEKQSIVRTILNIDEEENSMILAGDILENSRVQLMMTNVDNIVDASEKAASQALKSRKNKPDLAILVSCIGRKLVLDQRVEEEVEEILEVVGKETTICGLYSYGEIAPFSNEQNCQLHNQTMTITLISE, encoded by the coding sequence ATGAAAACGGTACAACTCAAAAAAACAACACAATCCGATTGGCAGTATTTGAGCGAAGATATTCCGCTTCAAAAACCGCTTGTGTTGGTGTTTGGAAATAGATATATGTTGGAAAGCGGAACGCTTCTTAAAGAAGTACGTTCACTGTTTCCCGATGGTGAATTTGTATTTGGTTCTTCTTCTGGAGATATAACATCGCAATATGTAGATGATGAAAGTATTACACTAACAGCAATTGAATTTGAAAAAAGCTGCTTTGAAATAAAAACGGCAAATGTTGTTAAAAACGGTGTGAAGGCAGACAGTTATGAAACGGGAAAAAATCTAATCAATCAACTTCACAAAAAAGGATTGAAACATGTATTTGTAGTTTCGGAAGGAAGTTTTGTCAACGGAAGTCAATTAACTTTAGGAATGAATTCGGCAATCGACGACAACGTGCTCATTACAGGCGGATTGTGTGGCGATGCAGCACGATTTGAAAAAACACTCGCTTCGTACAACGAATTGCCAAAATCGGGTGAAATTGTCGCCATTGGTTTGTATGGAGAAACCCTAGAAGTCAGTTTTGCCATCAACGGTGGTTGGACGCCTTTTGGACCAGAACGTATTGTGACAAAATCAAAAGAAAACATATTGTATGAATTGGACAACAAACCTGCGTTAGATTTATACAAAAAATACTTAGGTGACAAATCGAAAGAATTGCCTGCGGCGGCTTTATTATATCCACTCAAGGTAAAATCGACAAACGAAAAACAATCTATTGTACGCACTATTTTAAACATTGACGAAGAAGAAAACTCCATGATTTTGGCGGGAGATATTCTTGAAAATTCGCGCGTTCAATTGATGATGACAAATGTTGACAATATAGTAGATGCTTCTGAAAAAGCTGCATCGCAAGCATTAAAATCACGAAAAAACAAACCAGATTTAGCTATATTAGTCAGTTGTATCGGACGAAAACTAGTGCTAGATCAACGTGTAGAAGAAGAAGTAGAAGAAATATTGGAAGTCGTTGGAAAAGAAACCACTATTTGTGGATTATATTCTTACGGAGAAATTGCACCTTTTAGTAACGAACAAAACTGCCAATTACACAATCAAACCATGACGATTACACTGATAAGCGAATAA